A genomic stretch from Setaria viridis chromosome 1, Setaria_viridis_v4.0, whole genome shotgun sequence includes:
- the LOC117866467 gene encoding uncharacterized protein, producing MGMVASLLRRYASAKPIARYEEGTGEYKVMSFKEERLGPADLDARGDRCMSTARRRRGWSFAVSWGFEEAAYSYVLAENWRKAALVFSEQAAYDLQFSDERELNAASALLRSARCYMQIEDKEEGEVAATKHALEKAVALLVKKNHLCLAATGCVELAQFYMLHQQLQNALDSYEQAADYYGAYRRANRYCRFKANMVRFMLANEEMLRVNGVLPIKDDKTRFIKSSDPDWRTQVRELFMSTSVIQSWM from the exons ATGGGTATGGTAGCGTCGTTGCTGCGACGCTATGCCTCTGCTAAGCCGATCGCGCGGTACGAGGAGGGGACGGGAGAGTACAAGGTGATGTCCTTCAAGGAGGAGAGACTCGGGCCAGCAGATCTGGACGCGCGCGGCGACCGGTGCATGTCGACtgctcggcgccggcgagggtggAGTTTCGCCGTCTCATGGGGCTTCGAGGAGGCGGCTTACTCCTATGTCCTCGCTGAAAACT GGAGAAAAGCAGCACTCGTATTCAGCGAGCAGGCCGCCTACGACCTCCAG TTTAGCGATGAACGTGAACTAAATGCGGCATCCGCGCTTCTACGATCCGCCAGGTGCTACATGCAGATTGAAGACAAAG AGGAGGGGGAGGTTGCTGCCACTAAGCatgcgttggagaaggccgTCGCATTGCTGGTCAAGAAAAACCATCTGTGTTTGGCTGCCACGGGTTGCGTGGAGCTTGCACAGTTCTACATGTTGCATCAACAGCTGCAAAATGCTCTGGATTCCTATGAACAAGCCGCAGATTATTATGGTGCCTATCGGCGAGCCAACCGGTACTGCAGATTCAAAGCTAATATGGTCAGATTTATGTTGGCCAACGAAGAGATGCTTCGTGTCAACGGGGTGCTGCCCATTAAGGACGATAAAACAAGGTTCATCAAGTCATCTGATCCTGATTGGCGTACGCAAGTGCGCGAATTGTTCATGTCAACCAGTGTAATACAATCCTGGATGTAG